The Jaculus jaculus isolate mJacJac1 chromosome 1, mJacJac1.mat.Y.cur, whole genome shotgun sequence nucleotide sequence AAAGTGAGTCGAAGATTGCTGTTAGTATACAGTGTACACCAAAACTTGCTGGCTACATAGATTTAAGTTTTCTTATCACAAAATGAGTGTGAGTCAATGCTCATGCTGGCTAGCTTTATTAGTCATTAATATATAGATAGAAAAgagaagttgggggctggagagatggcctagcagttaaggcacatgcctatgaaacctaaggactcaggttcaattctccaggtctcaagtaagccagatgcacatggcggcacgtgtgtctggagttcgtttgcagtgggtagaagccctggtgtacccattctctctaataaataagtaaaaataaaatcgtAAAAAAAGCGAGAGAGAAGTTgggggttgggcatggtggcgtacgcctttaatcccagcacttgggaggcagaggtaggaggattgctgtgagttcaaggccaccctgagactacatagtgaattccaggtcagcctggactggagtgagaccctacctcgagaaacaaaaacaaaacaaactaacaaacaaacaaagtgaaattggcagaaaaaaattactttctaaTGCTCAAGGTTTGCAGCCCATGTTACCTAGTTCCCTCCCCAGCTGGATCCCACCTGAGCCCCCCTGCCCATTCCCATGGGTGATCAGGACCCCCATCCCCACTGTGACACACACAGTGGCTGTATTTTTTCCCATCCACTCACCAGCAGCCCTGACTTCTACTTTCACACTGCCAGTGCTATGGCCCTGCGTGGCGGTGGTGGCGGTGGCGGGGATCGCCAGGAAGCAAGCCCTCTACACCGGAGTGAGTGGGCAGCAGCGTTCTGTGAGCAGATGGCCAGCCATGATGGCTGCGGGACTGTTGTGACTCCAGCCTTTGGTCCCCAGACTTGGGCACTGTAGTCATGGAGATATAGCCCTGATTTGACTCTAGGCGTCCAGGGCACTACGTGGACAGTCTCCCAGCCTTTGAGGGGTGGTCAGCTGGCACTATAGCTGTTCTTTCAGTGGGTTGCCAATCCCTCCTGGGCAATGGGAGCTGGCAGGGGGAAAGCTGTGGCCATGTAGCCAAAGCTCTGCTTGCATTCCTTTGCCTGTGCAAGGAGCCTTTGGCGGTGGGGTGATGACGGTTGAGGGGTTGTCCAGTCTGTGAATAAAGTGTTGGCAGAAGCTCTGTGGGCTCATAAAACAAGCCAGCCCATACCCAGGAAAATGATTCTGGCCCTCTGTGATAGCTGAGGACCAGGTGGCTGGCCTGTCCCCTGGGGAGATCCTGAGATGCTCTGTGACACAGGCTGGGTGGCGGTCCCCTTCACAGAGGGGTTATTGATCTTCAGAGCCTCCAagctgccaggtcagcctggtagcTGGGCCTTATGGGCACTGCTTGGCAGAGGTACTTGGTGCCAGGCAAGCTGAGAGGCCTAACCCAGGGGCTTCTGCTCCACCCAAACCACAGGCTACATGAATGATCCCGTCCCCTTTGTCCCCTCGTGTGATTTCTCCTCACCCTTGCCTTTTGTCGTCTTGACACTCTCGGAGGTCATTGGTCGGTGATGTGGAGACCGTCCCCCTGAGCTGGTTGCATGCTTGCTTGTGATGGAAATTGGTGTTTTGTAGTTTAGGCAAGAACAGCATGGGAGTCATGCTTTTCTTGCTGTCCTGTATTAGAGGGTGTGAAGTTGACACGCCCCACTGCCGGGGATGTTAAGCCTCATTCCCCTGGGGAAAGTGATGTCTGCTAGGTTTTTCCACAGCAAAGCCACGATTTTGCCGCTTTGAAatttgttgggggagggggaagataTTTGAGTTTATGTAAATTCAAACATTATCTCACTGCTTTTAAGATCTTCCAGTGGCTGTTACCCGTAGCAATTATTACTGTGTGCACCAAGGTGGCTCTTTAGTCCCTTCTGTATATCAATTATTTGGAATTCGTCCAGAAAATGAGCATCCTCTCTCATTTGTTATGCACTCACTTATATAATTGTAGGTTTATGGGCATTTATTTTATCCTCTGGGTTATCTTTATTTTCTGCCTCAAATTGTTCTGACTTTGGCCTCTGTGTCCTTTTCTGTATATACCCTCATTTTCTGGCACCGTGAAGTGTTGTTCCAAGTTTGTCATTTTCTTGCCCAGAAACTCAGCTGCTTGTCCCAGGAGCTCTGGCTCCTTCCACTAGATGGAGAATGATATTTAGAAATGAAGATCTGGCTATTTGGTGTGGTCATTGCTACCAGGGTGTCATTGCTTTGTAGGACTTCTCAGGAGACGTTAGAAAACACAGCCcaagttaaggcgcttacctgagaagcctaaggaccctggttcgactcctcagaacccacataagccagatgcacaaggtggcacatgcatctggagtttgtttgcagtggctggaggctctggtgcgcccattctctctctctctcattctctctttctctttttaataaataaattataaaataaaatatatatgagaaGAAAACACAGCACATATATAAACCTATGAATACCCACATTTATCATCCATCTTCCTATTGATTTTTCAAGTATTTactgctcatttaaaaaatatatacatatatagagagagaatgggcatgtcaggcccttCTGCCACACAAACaaactacacatgcatgcacccctttgtgtgtctgactttaagtagacactggggagtcaaacccagattgtcaggcttttttttaaaaaatattttttatttatttatttgagagtaacagacacagagagaaagacagatagagggagagagagagaatgggcgcgccagggcttccagcctctgcaaacgaactccagacgcgtgcgcccccttgtgcatctggctaacatgggacctggggaaccgagcctcgaaccgggctccttaggcttcacaggcaagcgcttaaccgctaagccatctctccagcccaattgtcaggctttttaagcaagtgcctttaaccactgggccatctctctatcccctgtTGCTCATTGAAGCCACTGGCTTTGGTGAGCTTTATGACACAGCAGGAACTGACTGACACACGTGGCTGGGACTTTGCAAATGTCCAGCTTCCCTGGCTAAACGACTTCCTGGAGGGCACTGTCAGGAGGTGGGACAGAAGaggtagattttctttttttcaattaaaaaatttatttatttatttatttggcagagaaaaaggtacatacccccccccacacacacacagagggagagagagagagagagagagagagagaatgggtgccctaggacctctagccacatgggcccccttgtgcatctggttaacatgggttccggggaattgaacttgggctttggccttgcaggcaaatgccttaacttctaagccatccctacagtgctagattttctttttttttttattctagctTCTTTCATAGTCCACAGAggatgctcacaccagtctgcagctttttatttatttatttatttggcactgCATACATCAACTCAACTAAGTCCTCTCGGagtctcttccccttctctgtcCCTGGGCTCCGGTAGCCCCAACTCTTGCATTTTGTTCCCTGAAGCCCTGGAACATGGAACAGAagcttttcttgctgttcatCATGCTGGGGGCCCAGGAGCCCCACTGCGCTCATCCATGGCCTGGACAGCCAGTTCCACATCAGCCCTCTCGGGAATGCTCTCCTGTCGCCGACCAGACAGCAGTGGGTCCCGGGTGCGTTTCCACGGTTAGGCCAAGGCACCAAGGCTAGAGAGACGGGAGAGCAGATGAATGAGgagagagaagtgtgtgtgtgagagagagagagagagagagagagagagagagagaactgctaCTGAACACTGAAGCAGTGCTTGGGGGAACCTCCAGCACCGGCTGCTCTGTGAGGAGAAGAGGGAGCTGGATGTGGggaccacacttttttttttttttttccctgaacttTCCAaactttattaaagaaaaaagcaatGGTGGTAAATCTCTAGAACATAGTCAATTTTCTGGGATTCCTCCCCTGAAAATGTGACATTTGATTTCCAAACACATGCCAGCAGTGTACATCGTTCCTAACAGTGCTTAGTAGGTAAGAAGTTGAAATTCTGACATGTTCATCTTCCAACTTTGCCCAGTCTGTGATCTGTCTTTGGATCAGCAATAATTGCCTGAACAGCTACTATggcttcattaatttttgtctgCAGCTCTCTGAGCTCTTCTATATGCAGCAATCGCAGAATCTGAGCAGCTTCATTAAGAACTGCATCTCCTGTGTCAAAACCAAGAATATGTTTGTCTAAAGCAACAGGTAAGCCCTCTTTTGTTTGATTTGCTTTAGCAACTGCATCCTGTGTCAGACGCTCTTGAACCAAAATGCGAATTGCCTTAAGCATCACCAGATAATCATCGTGGCGCTGGATCTGAAGGAGGTTAGCCAAAGCCATTACACCAGCCTTAAAATCAGGATTATTTACATCCAAGTTGATCAATGGCTCTGCATTTTTAGCTGCATTGTCAGTATTTTTTGTATTATCAGGTACTAAGTCCTTGTATTTTTCAGCATTATCTCCATATTCAAGTCTAACAGCTAAACCAAGAAGCCAGTCAATTGCTTCTTGTCGATCCTGAATCTTGAAAGGACAGTTAACATCTTTGAGATACTTTTCAAAAAACTTGGGCCAGTCACTGCTGTGGATGTTTCTTAAATTACCTCTGTCTTCAATCTTGTAGTGTCTGATTTTCTGGTCTTCCAGCCAAACAATAAAGTTTCTAAATTCTGTTTCATCTTTGCAGTTGAAGCCGGTGGGGTTGTGGTAGTCGAGAGCAGTCAGCTTGCGTCGGAACATGGTCCCCGCTTCTCGCTCGGGGCCCCCAGGGCCTCCGTGGGGA carries:
- the LOC101606902 gene encoding RNA transcription, translation and transport factor protein translates to MFRRKLTALDYHNPTGFNCKDETEFRNFIVWLEDQKIRHYKIEDRGNLRNIHSSDWPKFFEKYLKDVNCPFKIQDRQEAIDWLLGLAVRLEYGDNAEKYKDLVPDNTKNTDNAAKNAEPLINLDVNNPDFKAGVMALANLLQIQRHDDYLVMLKAIRILVQERLTQDAVAKANQTKEGLPVALDKHILGFDTGDAVLNEAAQILRLLHIEELRELQTKINEAIVAVQAIIADPKTDHRLGKVGR